A single window of Pseudophryne corroboree isolate aPseCor3 chromosome 5, aPseCor3.hap2, whole genome shotgun sequence DNA harbors:
- the LOC134929590 gene encoding paraneoplastic antigen Ma1 homolog, with product MERFTEEDISDWCCRKGKDPKKCLSIGGNFTEFSDEEITERLTKLYGVFRPKIVDKWIGGLGRTAAVLIETDRELDAEVIPSVVVASEETGRRWSVIWPNTQDKEATSAPLSAAISSLQSNPNRGEESGEGGDAHNSNANTNENNQFEAVMDRVVTQLERWHYEGSYRRLRIFSGITPVPVGEETYEAWKEAAVQQTEEWQCPDRIKRQRVVESLRGPAMGIIQAARRSNTNATLDTYFESLDYAYWMLEDVGDLTSRLHHTFQESGEKLSVFLIGLDKLLYKIVDKGGIAKEDIDKSRMKQLLRGASTMDPVAQKLRCSGVREPSPTFNELLKEIKQDEVLIDMREKVVKKVKVVLPVAEINTFEDKILKMMDDQNKKIEQFITSQSTSATVSSQRSSSDNTPLVRSQGRGNNNYGRGCFRCGRTGHRAFECNATRSMNRNNSRTSNESQDQEPGLGNGRGRSVDPAQAP from the coding sequence ATGGAGAGATTCACAGAGGAAGATATAAGTGATTGGTGTTGTAGGAAAGGGAAAGATCCCAAGAAATGTTTAAGTATAGGGGGAAATTTTACGGAATTTTCTGATGAAGAAATCACAGAGAGATTAACAAAGTTGTATGGAGTATTTAGACCCAAGATTGTTGACAAGTGGATTGGAGGATTGGGAAGAACAGCGGCTGTATTGATAGAGACAGACAGAGAATTGGACGCGGAAGTGATACCCTCAGTAGTGGTAGCTAGTGAAGAGACTGGAAGGAGATGGAGCGTCATATGGCCTAATACGCAGGATAAGGAAGCTACTAGTGCACCCCTATCGGCTGCTATCAGCTCCCTACAGAGCAACCCTAATAGAGGTGAAGAGAGTGGTGAAGGGGGAGATGCTCATAATAGTAATGCCAATACGAATGAGAACAACCAGTTTGAAGCTGTCATGGATAGAGTGGTGACCCAACTGGAGAGGTGGCATTACGAAGGAAGTTACCGACGGTTGCGGATATTTTCTGGAATTACCCCAGTGCCAGTAGGAGAAGAAACATATGAGGCTTGGAAAGAAGCTGCGGTGCAACAAACAGAAGAGTGGCAGTGCCCGGATCGCATTAAAAGACAACGGGTAGTAGAAAGCCTCAGGGGACCTGCTATGGGGATCATACAAGCCGCTAGGCGTAGCAATACCAATGCCACCTTAGATACCTACTTTGAGTCATTGGATTATGCGTACTGGATGCTCGAAGATGTAGGAGATCTTACTTCCAGACTGCATCATACATTTCAGGAATCAGGGGAGAAGTTGAGCGTATTCTTAATAGGACTGGACAAACTATTATATAAGATAGTAGATAAAGGAGGCATAGCTAAAGAAGACATTGACAAAAGCAGGATGAAACAACTACTGCGGGGTGCTTCCACTATGGATCCTGTTGCCCAGAAATTGAGGTGTTCGGGTGTTAGAGAACCCTCTCCCACCTTTAATGAATTATTGAAGGAGATAAAACAGGATGAAGTGTTAATAGATATGAGGGAGAAGGTTGTGAAAAAGGTTAAGGTGGTTCTGCCGGTGGCCGAAATTAATACCTTTGAAGATAAAATACTAAAAATGATGGACGATCAGAataaaaaaattgaacagtttatTACATCGCAAAGTACCAGCGCCACGGTTTCTTCGCAAAGGTCTTCTAGTGATAACACCCCCCTAGTGAGGAGTCAAGGTCGAGGAAATAATAATTATGGGCGAGGATGTTTTAGATGTGGAAGAACCGGACACAGGGCCTTTGAGTGTAACGCAACAAGAAGTATGAACCGAAATAATTCTAGAACCTCAAATGAGAGTCAAGACCAAGAGCCAGGGCTGGGAAACGGTCGGGGGCGGTCTGTGGACCCCGCACAGGCCCCCTAG